DNA sequence from the Polyodon spathula isolate WHYD16114869_AA chromosome 19, ASM1765450v1, whole genome shotgun sequence genome:
AAGGGGGTTTCACAGCTTTCATATTATACAAACTAAATATCCTGTTACGTTTATATGTCTTTTAAAAGAGAGTATGATTTAGCCTAGATATCTTAGATAATCAGGTGCTGGTACCATTGAAGTCTGTAAGGGGAAGAATGAATCAAATCGCGATCTGTGCATTACAACAGTGCTTCAGGGCCATCATTCTTTGGTCTGTAATGTGCACAGAATAATTGCTACTGTACATCATGTAGTTGCAGCTTGGATTAAGAGGTGAGGAATGTTatgatgcatttttaaacagcagaggATCAAAAAAACTCTTTGTACCATCActgaatataataaaaacacttcaGAGCTCATATTGCAGCGTGTTTACATGTTTAAGGTGGCAGCATTTAGGTTTGGCAATGTCTAATATAGACCCATATGACAAGTAACCACCTTAATTCAGTTGCAAAACAGAGTATGTGTGCATATGTTGGCTGTtcatgtggcaaaaaaaaacagaaacaaagttaCTAATTGACttgctagtaaaaaaaaaaattcagttttcgAATATGGTAATTGATGTTTTTGATAATCTCTATCCATACTGTTTTGGGCATCAAAATGTTACTAGCATGCTTCGAAGAAAGATGGTAGAGAAAGAAAAGCATAAACAGAACCGAACAGCCaggtttaatatattatatatatatatatatatatatatatatatatatatatatatatatatatatatgttataatatataataaatatataatatatatatatatattaattacaaaaatatatctgaatattaatgtcaaaaatacatactaTGGTTTTACATATAGCTTTTACACTACATTATTTTGCCTAACATGACAAACATCACATGTGCAGTAAAcgaaatattaatttaaatattaaataactgacaaataaaatagaacatgTAAACACAAACTAGTTAAGGTATTTTTCTATTGCAACACTTCTGATAAAGTGGTTCTgtaatagaacaaaacaaaagttattaGGATATTATGATTTTAATTTCCTGTCATCTTGGAAATACACAGTGCTCTTTTGATgtcacttttttttctaaactggtCCATGGTCTGATGAGAACACTGCAGCTCTTACAGAACATCACCAACGTATTTAAAAAGTGTCATGAATTAGATTAACTAAACATATGCCTTTATACAAAAAAGGTCTCTTTTACAAAGATCAGCATCTCTGTGAAAAAGGAGGGTTTGCTGGAGCTTCTGTATACGATTTGAGCTCGTATGCTGCACCACTATCAACTTCCATGGATTTACGAGAAAACAGGAGCCTTATGTCTCTATGGAGGTAGATCTTTCCAGATTTGGAGCTCTGGAACCTAAAACAGATCAGACAAAAACTTGTTAGCAGATTTGATCATGTTGGATAGAAATGCCTTACACTTGTATGTTTTATCTGGAACGAATCTTTTATCAAAGGTCTTGTCTGTTTTCTTTATGTATGAGGGTGTGATTACCAGGAATTTTGGGCAAGGAAAATGTTGGCATATAAGGCACTGAAATGTGTCAATGCAGTCatcattgttttatgtttgttattttaattaattccTGTAGCAGATGTTTTCAAGTGTTGTTTTTCTTGTACACACCTCAACAAACCTGTAAAGTAACAGCAGCTCCACTCTATTTTGAATGTACACAAGGAAATACGCTGcatgcaaaatacaaataaaggaaTGTTTTCATTTCCCCATGTACGTCAAGTTATTCTGTAATTATGACTCAATTTCCTCCTTTAACTATAATTACTTCAGGTCATCCTCAGGCACTTGTGAAGGAACATGGaaagacacatacagtacagtacagtatgttaatcAAAAGACACTCAAATTTCTATACTTGGTAGACAGGGGTTCTGCTTTATATCCCTCACCTCAGATGGATGAGGTAGCGCAATATTCTTTCCTCGGTCTGCAGGAggttttttttattgacatttcCATTCATGTCACGTTTCATGGGAATAGAATATGTCCTTTGTCGAAGAAATGTCTGGTGATTGGCTGGCATCTCTCTCAAGTCATAAATCACAACAAACATCTTCACCACAGTCTTGCTGGGGTTGAATAAGGTCTAAAAAGCATAAATGAAACAGTGTGTTAATTTCAGAGCATAAAAAGTCATTCAAATTTAGGCTAGTTGTTTTGCAATGATTAATGCACTATTTATGAATAGGTTCATTTTATGATTTTGCCTGTATCAATATAACAATAGCATTTCTACAGACTGAAGTTGGATTTTTAGACTATTTCTTGATTTTTCTTAATTTCCCTAACTACACTGCCCCACTCCCACTCTGGAACTGCAAGTTTTCAAAATCTGCACTTACCACTTGAATTGTTCCTGAAGGAGGTACTCGATAACCCCTTTTCCCTAGGGACTCCAAGTTAATTACGccctaaaaacaaaaagtttaatatatttattaaatatttggtATACTGTGAAACCTACTTTGTGAGCATGCCTTTTATTCTCGCGAATTTCACAAGCCACAAGAATTTGTGAAATGATTGCCTGCCAAAACAGTATTGTACTACTAATACTGTACTGCAAGCCAATAtggaattactgtactgtattataaaactTGGAGTGAGACACTGCCCTGGCAATGTTTAAAGTTTTTGCCGCACATAGACACAAATCCTTTCTGAAAAGACTGACCGAATCTGCCATTCTACCAGTTCTTGTTCCAGCAATGGAGAACTGCGGCCCCTTGATGTCAGTGTAAACAAaaatttcaaaaaacaaattaaagtttACAGTTTAGTGAATGGTATTCTACTATTGTCAAATCTGAAATAGACGAAGGTAAGGATATTAATGATATTTACACGGACTTGAGAACATCAGATGTGAAAGCAATTCATGCCAAGTGGCTGATGAAGGTTGTTGCTCTGTGGAATCGAATGGTGCGTGGCTTCAGGAGATGCCAGAATCAGAAGTTGCAGTTGTGTTAGTTATTGTATTTGTTCTAgatattaaaaacattacattgttaTTGAAGTTGTACTAAGTACTaactggcttttatttattttaatttctgtataaCACTTTGGGATGCTTATCACAATGTTGCTGAACTAACTGAAGTCAATCAACTGAGCTATGCCCGTGCACTCCGTGAATATTAAAGGTGCTAATATCAACCACATTTCTGGTACCACTACATTTACTGGCTGTGAAAATAGAGGTTTACAGCACCCCTATGCTTGTGCTTTGTGGTGTCAGTTGCTAACAGTGTTTCTTCAAGCAATTTTACACTATACGTGGACAGATAATTAAGATATGATGACCAATTACTGAAATTCCAGCAacttgtaataataattttttttttgacactgtAGTGGATCTTACCTTGTATGGAGAAGGTGCATTGTCATCTGAAACACTGTAGAACGACACTTCCACTGGGAGGGTCATATGACTGGGACAAAATATTCCACTCGCTCCAACCTCTGTGGTGAAACCTTCAATGGTGCCTAGTGGCTCCAATCGGTGGTTCAAGACAGATTCCTGTAGACATGAAATATGGATTCTGTTCAACTTGGCCATTCCATTCATAGATTGCATTCAATTCTCCTCTCTTCTGGCTACACTTGTGTGTTTTGAATAACCAAGATGACAATTCTGAagatctatatactgtataaagcaaCATGATATCTGTATGGATTATCAGGTCTTGGACACAATTAATGAGTACATAAGGTTTATTGGTTtacagaccatttaaaaaaatattattattattattattattattatatagttcaCATACTTACAGCACTAATGAAATATTATGGTATAGCAATGCTAAGGGAACTTGTCCATCCATGTCATTGTGCCAAAGGACATTCAGTTCTACATGCAAACTGATGAGCCCAGCCCACTATGAAGTGCTGTTAACCTTAAGTAACCTAGTGTAATTAACCACAGTGAATCATACCAAAATAGCAACgacagacatttattttttatttgagtttataAAACAACATGTATAAGTATATACCTCAAAATTTCCCAATAGGCTGAGACTTGCTGGTGGAGCACTTGTACTTAAGCGTTGTTGGCCTTGTTCTTCTTCATCATCTTCTGTTTTCAAAGACACTCTGTTAAATACAGAATAATATCTTTAGCACTGAATTCTCTCTGGTTACCCATACAGGATGTACAGTTTATTAAAACGTAATAATGCTGTTAACTGTATGTTGATTTCATACTGAACTGTTTATAGAGCTACTCTGGCATTGGATGTAAACATAAGAGCTGACAGCAGGTGGCACCGTTTTACGTAGCTTGCTTTTGTACCAAAACCTGTACAATGTAAACACTGCCATCATAGATCAGAAAATGCTTATGGTAACTAAACATGATACTTCTTAGTGCAGCAAGTTCCTAAAAGAAACAGGATGTGATTAGTTTGTAATAAGTTTTCAGAAGAGCCAAGTACTGGTAAAATCTCAAAGCAGATTAACACACCTTTAGAAATTAATGGCTTAACCCAACCTGAAATAAGAGCAAGCTTGCAGTTACTGTTCAAATCCAGTCAGAGCTGTACTTGCACTTTAAGCTAAACAGTTcaattaactaaattaaatattCTAATATCAACCTTCTGTCCATGCATACCAAAACTGAAATATCagttaaaagaagaaaaatgacAAATACCTTTTTGTGCTAGACCATGGCAGACCTTTACAGTGTGATAATGACGTAGCCAAATCAAAATATCCAGTTTGTGTTCTTCTTTGAGGAACCTACAAAAACAATGAGACTTTAAAGCATATATCTGTGAAATGAAAGTATGCTTTTGGAAAATTCTTGGTTCACAAAAATCCATACAAGAGACACTTATTACGGACATATGACTAAGTACAATAAATTAAAAGGAtcatatgcatttaaaaacaaatatatttaacagtatatACAAGATGGTGAACTAGATGGTACAATGTACCTTCAGAAAATACATATCAACTAAAATAGTAACCCACCCAGTTCCAGTGCTTCTAAAATTCCATAGACAAAATGcaccagtcaaaaaaaaaaaaaaaagtattgactaacatttaacacaattaaaatgtacaattttaaaatcatCATGCTGGCTAAACCAGTCCAGCACGTAAAAGCATGATGGAAAAAGAGATGTTTATTAACTCACAAAAGGCAGGAAATGTCCTTCTGTGTGCAAAAGCAGTTAAAACGTTAGTCAGAACTTTTCATTAAACAAGTTCTAATGCCACAGACTCAGACTTTCATCACCTGACTTGACGGACAAAGAACAAACGCTTTTCTTTACTGCCGAAGCACACTGCATGTCAGCagcatgttatttaaataatgaaactGGTGGCAAGCAGACCACTAAAGGGCTGCAGGACATTAAAAGATAAAGACTCTTAAGTTCAAGTATTTTTGAACTACAATAAACTATATTGGCTTTCAGGAAGGCCCAGCTTTGATGTTcaagtatttaatttatttgagaGTTTTTAATGCAATAACATTTCACATGTGGTTTACAGAAatgatttaaagatttaaaatttaaaaagattaTAACTCACTGGGCTTGAAAGCAGAGGCAGCCCGGTGCACGGATGGAAGGCTTTTTCTACAATCCCATCTAAAGAGCGATGGTTCTGCTTCTTCCAGACATTGCAAGGCTTCAGGGGAGATGGCGCATTAATGTTCTGTGTAAAACAGAATATAAATGTTCATTAAAGCACATTCAAATGAGGCATTTCAAGGTACATAACAGgcttattttttctaaatatacaaGTAAATTAACTTAACAAGAtaaattattatgaattatttttaaattgttattttcagtCAAAATACCATCTATAATAGGCTGAGCATTCAGTGATCACAGGCTCacctgtaatcttttttttattgatttctgcTCCCTTTGCTATATAGTTtgcatccccccccccacccccccagcctCTTTGTTTGCAATAGTTAACCAAGCAAACACTTAAGTTTGAAAGGTTCATGTTTCTTGGCATTTATTTTGACATGCAGAGTTTCTGAGCTGAATCTCTTATATGAAACATTCTTAGTCCATATGCAAATCTGAGGCATTAGACATCTGAACTATGGATTGAATTGTGTCCAACAGCAGTTGTAAGCTATTGGCTGGGACTGATTAACAAGGCCTGTAAATAGGCCAAGTGGATCCCCATGGGCTGTGAAAGAAAATCCTCCCCAGTTCAGTCCCCTGCACCTCAATATGAACTACACTGTTCCACACTTGTGCAGCAAACACTACATCACAATATCCTTAAGGGTTGATGTAATTAGAAGAGTAGTACTAGAAGCTTCACCCTACATGTAAACCCTTCGCCCACATCTAGTTATTTCACAACTAATTGCTTGTTTCAAAGGCTGcaattagcactagtcttggtcTTCTTAATGCTATTTTAACGGTTGGTTTCATAGTCCTCATTTAGAACTCGTCTTGGACTACCTATTTCTATTTTGATaaaatcggggtctgtgaaaccagctgttataCAAAAACTGTTCATTCAATGTGTAACATAATGTCCCATTGGTGATTTAAATGACTTACCAACACATCCAAGTTCTGTGCTTGTCCAGCCTTTCCTTTCAAGTCTTCGTGGGAACCTCTCAGTATAGAGATGGTAAAGGTGCTGGGGTCTTTGTTTTCATCCTGCAAAGATTTGCATTTTTCTGCTTGATCCCGACCTTTCAAATTGTTGATCTCTTTATGCGAATGAGTTTCTGAAAGCTGAAACTTGTTTTGTTCATACACTTCTTTAGTTCTTTCAAAACAATCTTTATATAGAACGTTATCTGGGCCCTTTTTGGCATTGTGTAAACTATCTGACATCTGTAATTCAGATTGGGGTCTTGTGTTTTCAAGTTTTGTGCAGGCCTCATACTGCAGGTTTAAGGAACAGTCAGGTTTATTGTTGTCAGGAACATTTGTTCTGCTACTTTTAATGTTTGTGCAAATATGCACatcagtgctgtttttgttaactAAAAGTCGAGAGGTATCTTGGCATGGTACCTGGTCTTCATTCTGACCATTAGAAATAGAACACAGTCTATCTGTTTTATTTGGTTCTTTTAACATGCCTTCTTTGCAAACATTATATGTGCTATTTAGCAGACCATTGCATTTGTTTTGGGATTGCTGAATTGTGTCTTGTACTAGTCTTGAAATATCCTGAACAGTTTTGGATATTCTAGAACCCTCAGTTGAGTCTGGTAAAAGAAGCCTTCTCCGTGCCCCTGGCATATGGGAAGACCTGAGCTCACTGTCAATTTTGGCTTTGCTACATAAACTCACAGGTGTGTCGGAGGAAGAGGACCTGCTCTTTCTTTCACAACTGTTTTCTGGGAAAGCACCAACTTGGGGGGTACAGTTGGTTGAGGCGGgatctttactgtttttaaataggcTGTCTTCCTCATGTGAACTCCAGAAGGAATTTGAACCGAGTAAGTTTGGCTCACGGTTGCTGAATAGGCTTCCAGGGATATGTGGTGCAGTTGGATCACAATAATTCAGATGCTGGGCAATGCGTGCAATAACCTCTTGCCTCTCTTGAAGAAGGGACCCGATAAGGGGGTTGGGTTCTCTGGCAGATTGTCCAGTACACTGGCTCGCAGGTACATGTGAATCCGCCAACGACAATGACTTGAATGACTGGATTTGCGTCTCGGAGGGTTGCATCTT
Encoded proteins:
- the LOC121294824 gene encoding protein FAM214A-like encodes the protein MKPDRDASEEYFEYDAEDFLVFLTLLITEGRTPECSVKGRTEGLHCPPAQSGQPVNARHECSDKLPQCQQARRTRSEVVLLWRNNIPIMVEVMLLPDCCYSDEGSTSEGNDVNDPAIKQDALLLERWTLQPVPRQSGDRFIEEKTLLLAVRSYVFFSQLSAWLSASHGVVPRNILYRISAAEEELIWNFTQPPTEHIFPVPNVSHSVALKVRVQSLPRQPNYPVLKCSIHTSLTVYGKKIQNQEESSRHCDIIEVNQRSLQCSPQLFSKQTWSPLPDSVVNPRKCSPPESSSPGKAVRWYYSKLNNGSDIRSVQPKNQNYSSTSYGESSKMQPSETQIQSFKSLSLADSHVPASQCTGQSAREPNPLIGSLLQERQEVIARIAQHLNYCDPTAPHIPGSLFSNREPNLLGSNSFWSSHEEDSLFKNSKDPASTNCTPQVGAFPENSCERKSRSSSSDTPVSLCSKAKIDSELRSSHMPGARRRLLLPDSTEGSRISKTVQDISRLVQDTIQQSQNKCNGLLNSTYNVCKEGMLKEPNKTDRLCSISNGQNEDQVPCQDTSRLLVNKNSTDVHICTNIKSSRTNVPDNNKPDCSLNLQYEACTKLENTRPQSELQMSDSLHNAKKGPDNVLYKDCFERTKEVYEQNKFQLSETHSHKEINNLKGRDQAEKCKSLQDENKDPSTFTISILRGSHEDLKGKAGQAQNLDVLNINAPSPLKPCNVWKKQNHRSLDGIVEKAFHPCTGLPLLSSPVPQRRTQTGYFDLATSLSHCKGLPWSSTKRVSLKTEDDEEEQGQQRLSTSAPPASLSLLGNFEESVLNHRLEPLGTIEGFTTEVGASGIFCPSHMTLPVEVSFYSVSDDNAPSPYKGVINLESLGKRGYRVPPSGTIQVTLFNPSKTVVKMFVVIYDLREMPANHQTFLRQRTYSIPMKRDMNGNVNKKNLLQTEERILRYLIHLRFQSSKSGKIYLHRDIRLLFSRKSMEVDSGAAYELKSYTEAPANPPFSQRC